From the Synechococcus sp. HK01-R genome, one window contains:
- the ndhI gene encoding NAD(P)H-quinone oxidoreductase subunit I, with amino-acid sequence MFGFLKQVGEYTRDAVDAARNLTQGLAVTFDHMKRRPVTVQYPYEKLIPSERYRGRIHYEFDKCIACEVCVRVCPINLPVVDWVMNKETKKKELRNYSIDFGVCIFCGNCVEYCPTNCLSMTEEYELAAFDRHSLNFDNVALGRLPTSVTTDPSVQPLRELGYLPAGAMDPHGVPADQPRAGQLPEQILASLSSNPGSGAGDGGESSGSAPAKEESAE; translated from the coding sequence ATGTTCGGATTTCTCAAGCAGGTTGGCGAGTACACCCGGGATGCGGTGGATGCAGCCCGCAATCTCACCCAGGGCTTGGCGGTCACTTTTGACCACATGAAGCGGAGACCGGTCACGGTCCAGTACCCCTACGAGAAATTGATCCCGTCGGAGCGTTACCGCGGCCGCATCCATTACGAGTTCGATAAATGCATCGCCTGTGAGGTGTGTGTGCGGGTCTGTCCGATCAATCTCCCAGTCGTTGACTGGGTGATGAACAAGGAGACCAAGAAGAAAGAGCTGCGCAACTACTCGATCGATTTCGGGGTTTGCATTTTCTGTGGCAACTGCGTGGAGTACTGCCCCACCAACTGCCTGTCGATGACGGAGGAGTACGAGCTCGCAGCTTTTGATCGTCACAGCCTGAATTTCGACAACGTGGCCCTCGGACGCCTGCCCACCAGCGTCACCACCGATCCTTCCGTTCAGCCCCTGCGAGAGCTGGGGTATCTCCCTGCCGGTGCCATGGATCCCCACGGAGTGCCTGCCGATCAACCCCGAGCCGGTCAGCTCCCTGAGCAGATCCTGGCTTCTCTCTCCAGCAATCCTGGTTCAGGAGCAGGGGATGGGGGAGAATCCTCAGGGTCTGCCCCCGCGAAGGAGGAGAGCGCCGAATGA
- the nuoK gene encoding NADH-quinone oxidoreductase subunit NuoK, translating into MSDLLSGSVPLEAFLLLAAVLFCTGVWGLINSRNAVRVLMSIELMLNAVNINLMAFSSYVDGDLIRGQVFAVFVITVAAAEAAVGLAILLSLYRNRVTVDMERFNLLRW; encoded by the coding sequence ATGTCTGATCTGCTCAGCGGTTCCGTTCCCCTCGAGGCCTTTCTGCTGCTGGCAGCTGTTCTGTTCTGCACTGGTGTTTGGGGCCTGATCAATAGCCGCAATGCCGTTCGGGTGCTGATGAGCATTGAGCTGATGCTCAACGCAGTCAACATCAACCTGATGGCCTTCTCGTCCTATGTGGATGGCGATCTGATTCGCGGTCAGGTGTTTGCGGTGTTTGTGATCACGGTGGCAGCGGCGGAAGCTGCCGTTGGTCTGGCGATCTTGCTGTCGCTTTATCGGAACAGGGTCACAGTGGATATGGAACGTTTCAACCTGCTGCGCTGGTGA
- a CDS encoding NADH-quinone oxidoreductase subunit J produces the protein MTIAASTQLICFVVLGAVVVLGALGVVLLSNIVYSAFLLGGVFLAVAGLYLLLNASFVAAAQVLVYVGAVNVLILFAIMLVNKREDLAPVPGLSTRRLLSGGVCAGLFALLVRVVVTTPWATPGPAAIGEAATERIGEHLFTDYLLPFELASVLLLMAMIGAIVLARRDVQATDLGTGEEADQGLIEKARTPLLVDQGPS, from the coding sequence ATGACGATCGCGGCATCCACCCAGCTGATTTGCTTTGTTGTTCTTGGGGCCGTGGTGGTGCTTGGCGCCCTCGGTGTGGTGTTGCTGAGCAACATCGTGTACTCCGCGTTTCTGCTCGGCGGGGTGTTTCTGGCGGTCGCCGGCCTCTATCTCCTTCTCAATGCAAGCTTTGTGGCGGCAGCCCAGGTGCTTGTTTACGTGGGTGCTGTGAACGTGCTGATCCTGTTCGCGATCATGCTCGTGAACAAACGGGAAGACCTCGCTCCAGTTCCAGGGTTGTCAACGCGGCGCCTGCTCTCAGGTGGGGTCTGTGCCGGCCTTTTTGCCTTGCTGGTTCGTGTGGTGGTCACCACCCCATGGGCCACTCCTGGCCCGGCGGCCATTGGCGAGGCAGCCACTGAGCGGATCGGTGAGCATCTCTTCACCGACTATTTACTGCCCTTTGAGCTCGCCTCCGTTCTCCTCCTGATGGCGATGATTGGAGCGATTGTGCTCGCACGTCGGGATGTTCAGGCCACGGATCTCGGCACGGGCGAGGAGGCCGATCAAGGCCTGATCGAAAAGGCGCGGACACCACTTCTGGTCGATCAGGGCCCCTCCTGA